The Arachis duranensis cultivar V14167 chromosome 2, aradu.V14167.gnm2.J7QH, whole genome shotgun sequence genome has a window encoding:
- the LOC110278196 gene encoding uric acid degradation bifunctional protein TTL-like — MEEASPFSSLEHATSFARDLWFNTLPIQSWLDTFSAHMHIGDAITIVHGDIWTGLLQFAIKYHKKFVFGFVTSTNLFLLQQILEEVQARYENSLNIKLEIASREEFTLIERSLTKLWEHGTGGRKRRWNCRLSEGSADGNAAILKEAQMELPLV; from the exons ATGGAAGAGGCCTCTCCGTTCTCGTCGCTGGAGCACGCAACATCATTCGCAAGAGACCTGTGGTTCAACACGTTGCCAATTCAGTCATGGCTGGATACATTCTCAGCACACATGCACATAGGTGATGCTATTACTATTGTGCATGGAGATATTTGGACG GGATTGCTTCAATTCGCAATAAAGTACCACAAGAAATTCGTCTTCGGGTTCGTAACTAGCACGAACCTGTTTCTTTTGCAACAAATACTGGAGGAGGTGCAg GCACGCTATGAGAATAGTCTGAATATTAAACTTGAAATTGCGTCTCGGGAGGAATTCACTCTTATAGAAAGAAGTCTTACAAAACTTTGGGAAC ACGGAACTGGCGGAAGGAAGCGCAGATGGAATTGCCGCTTgtctgaaggaagcgcagatggAAATGCCGCTATTTtgaaggaagcgcagatggaactgccgCTAGTCTAA